One window from the genome of Spiractinospora alimapuensis encodes:
- a CDS encoding MalY/PatB family protein, which produces MGILDAITAAQLRRRRSVKWQTYPSDVLPVWVAEMDTPLAEPIAAVLREAVDRGDTGYAHAGNLPEAFAGFAARRWGWQPAPAPMHLVADVMSGVVSTVRALTEPGARVLVNTPAYPPFFEWLNRIDRQIIQSPLGAGFRIDLDRLERDFAAGVEVYLLCSPHNPTGVVHTREELSTVAALADTFGVRVIVDEIHAPLTYPEATHTPFATLDSPAAARSVTMVSASKAWNLAGLKTALVVPGPEATHDVAIPPEDSMKASLLGILASEAAFDKGEEWLTQLLHELDHNRHLLATELHRLLPDVGYQPPQATYLAWLDCRALDLGEDPAATFLARGRVALANGPTFGQPGDGFARLNLATSPARVAEAARRIAVATRPTTP; this is translated from the coding sequence ATGGGAATTCTGGACGCGATCACTGCCGCGCAGTTGCGGCGGCGACGGAGCGTGAAGTGGCAGACCTACCCGTCGGACGTGCTGCCGGTGTGGGTCGCGGAGATGGACACGCCGCTCGCCGAACCGATCGCCGCCGTGCTGCGCGAGGCGGTCGACCGTGGCGACACCGGGTACGCCCACGCCGGGAACCTGCCCGAGGCGTTCGCGGGGTTCGCGGCCCGCCGATGGGGGTGGCAGCCGGCCCCGGCGCCGATGCACCTGGTCGCGGACGTGATGAGTGGGGTCGTGTCCACGGTGCGGGCCCTGACCGAACCCGGTGCGCGGGTCCTGGTCAACACCCCGGCCTATCCGCCGTTCTTCGAGTGGTTGAACCGCATCGACCGACAGATCATCCAGAGCCCTCTGGGTGCCGGGTTCCGGATCGACCTCGACCGGTTGGAGCGTGACTTCGCGGCCGGGGTTGAGGTGTATCTGCTGTGCAGTCCGCACAACCCGACCGGGGTGGTGCACACCCGCGAGGAGCTCTCGACCGTGGCGGCCCTCGCCGACACCTTCGGGGTGCGGGTCATCGTCGACGAGATCCACGCACCGCTGACCTACCCCGAGGCCACGCACACGCCGTTCGCGACCCTCGACTCCCCCGCCGCCGCGCGCTCCGTGACGATGGTCTCCGCGTCCAAGGCCTGGAACCTCGCCGGCCTCAAGACCGCCCTCGTGGTACCCGGCCCCGAGGCCACCCACGACGTCGCGATACCCCCCGAGGACAGCATGAAGGCATCCCTCCTCGGGATCCTCGCCTCCGAGGCCGCGTTCGACAAGGGCGAGGAGTGGCTCACGCAGCTGCTCCACGAACTGGACCACAACCGTCACCTCCTCGCCACCGAGCTCCACCGGCTGCTGCCCGACGTCGGCTACCAACCGCCGCAGGCGACGTACCTGGCCTGGTTGGACTGCCGCGCGTTGGACCTCGGCGAGGACCCGGCGGCGACGTTCCTGGCACGCGGTCGGGTCGCGCTCGCCAACGGCCCCACGTTCGGACAGCCCGGCGACGGGTTCGCGCGCCTCAACCTGGCGACCTCACCCGCACGGGTGGCGGAGGCGGCGCGCCGCATCGCCGTCGCCACCCGGCCCACCACCCCATAA
- a CDS encoding ABC transporter permease, giving the protein MSSDIASVIVPPNAHGPEASPPKASRTDRKPRFGRRPPLWSRLSRGLAGGLVAVALAVAGGALFTTVGGVLADTALRSHMPIERMPHADAVIAAEQVLPRQDGLDVMLPERRGLPAALVADVAALPEVETAVGDVAFPATVVTTDGTISAADPLSTGRNWSSVALLDSPELKGAPPRGSDEVVLDATTADAAHTEIGDDLTLVVNGDTRGYRLAGVVDTQVTSILFDDASATDHARRDEGPRADTVDTIGVRAAPDVSDDALAEAIRTEVGSERDEALVVRTGSDRGDAESPRAAAAGPLLLGLAGSLSGVVLIVVGFSIGGALSVSVAAQRRELALLRTIAATPQQVRRLVTLPSLAVSVLALPFGIAAGYTASSPLFSTLSEHGLVPGQLPMAVSPLPALLTCVLLLLTVWLASAVASRRVSRAAPVEALAETAMEPRSPRPWRTRVGGGLLALSVLMALPPVVLAHEVTAAATGLASLVAAVGLVLAGPTLVSRITDMVMRRLRPSASPLTWLAVRNLHGNATSVGGAVAALAMVVTFVLGQGYAQFTVLAAGTEESAGGTLAEHMVTAEGLGGVPPDLAAAIREAPSVAAAVEVSATQTVWPLDLLGEVDGELLEQPAHVVDAGAEEVLDLDVREGRLSDLDGSAVALGSAFARILGAELGDETTFTLGDGEEVTVEVVALYDRGIGFPPVTLSPELTAGHVTADLPEHLLVRSEPGEGTTTDETLDRLVAGYPGAGVTSLTDGGASRGSDGPQLPATVMINFVVLLSLLAYVLLSVTNRLIAETLQRGTEVATLRSLGMTAKQVRSVLRRESLMITVMATTLGVLASVVPLAVLGLTFLGRPWPGGPLWLLPAAMGTVAVVSWLSFEYSAARLTRAGDGARIGV; this is encoded by the coding sequence ATGTCCTCCGACATCGCCTCGGTCATCGTGCCCCCCAACGCTCACGGCCCGGAGGCGAGCCCCCCCAAGGCGTCGCGGACGGATCGGAAACCCCGATTCGGGCGGCGGCCGCCCCTGTGGTCGCGACTCTCCCGGGGACTCGCGGGCGGGCTGGTCGCCGTGGCGCTGGCGGTCGCGGGCGGCGCCCTGTTCACCACCGTGGGGGGCGTTCTCGCCGACACGGCCCTTCGGTCGCACATGCCGATCGAACGCATGCCGCACGCCGACGCCGTCATCGCGGCGGAACAGGTCCTGCCCCGGCAGGACGGACTCGACGTGATGCTTCCCGAGCGCCGTGGGCTTCCCGCCGCGCTCGTCGCGGACGTGGCCGCGCTACCCGAGGTGGAGACCGCTGTGGGCGACGTCGCCTTCCCCGCGACGGTGGTCACCACCGACGGCACGATCTCGGCGGCGGATCCCCTCTCCACCGGACGGAACTGGTCATCCGTCGCCCTCCTCGACTCCCCGGAACTGAAGGGGGCCCCGCCCCGAGGGAGCGACGAGGTCGTGCTGGACGCCACGACGGCGGACGCCGCCCACACCGAGATCGGCGACGACCTCACCCTCGTGGTCAACGGCGACACCCGCGGATATCGACTGGCCGGAGTCGTCGACACTCAGGTCACGTCGATCCTGTTCGACGACGCTTCAGCCACGGACCACGCACGACGGGACGAGGGACCGCGCGCGGACACCGTGGACACGATCGGGGTCCGGGCCGCCCCGGACGTCTCCGACGACGCGCTCGCCGAGGCGATTCGCACGGAAGTCGGGAGTGAGCGGGACGAGGCGTTGGTGGTGCGCACCGGGTCGGACAGGGGCGACGCCGAGTCACCACGGGCCGCCGCGGCGGGCCCCCTGCTGCTCGGCCTCGCCGGATCGCTCAGCGGTGTCGTGCTGATCGTCGTCGGCTTCTCGATCGGGGGCGCGCTCTCCGTATCCGTGGCCGCCCAACGCCGCGAACTGGCGTTACTGCGGACGATCGCGGCCACACCGCAACAGGTTCGCCGTCTCGTCACACTGCCCAGCCTGGCCGTTTCGGTCCTCGCGCTTCCCTTCGGAATCGCCGCCGGTTACACAGCGTCATCACCGCTGTTCTCGACGCTCTCGGAGCACGGGCTCGTCCCCGGCCAGCTTCCGATGGCCGTAAGCCCACTTCCCGCGCTGCTGACCTGCGTCCTTCTCCTCCTCACGGTGTGGCTGGCGTCAGCCGTCGCGTCACGAAGGGTGTCGCGGGCCGCCCCGGTCGAGGCACTCGCGGAGACGGCGATGGAACCGCGGTCCCCTCGGCCCTGGCGCACCCGGGTCGGAGGCGGCCTGCTCGCTCTCTCCGTCCTGATGGCCCTCCCTCCCGTCGTCCTGGCCCACGAAGTCACCGCCGCGGCTACCGGCCTTGCGAGCCTCGTCGCGGCCGTCGGCCTCGTACTGGCCGGGCCGACCCTGGTCAGTCGGATCACCGACATGGTGATGCGTCGCCTGCGCCCATCCGCGTCTCCCCTGACCTGGCTCGCCGTACGGAACCTGCACGGTAACGCGACCAGCGTCGGTGGCGCCGTGGCAGCGCTCGCGATGGTGGTGACGTTCGTCCTCGGTCAGGGCTACGCGCAATTCACCGTGCTCGCGGCCGGGACAGAGGAGAGCGCCGGGGGGACACTGGCCGAGCACATGGTCACCGCCGAGGGCCTTGGCGGGGTTCCCCCCGACCTCGCCGCCGCGATTCGGGAGGCGCCGTCGGTCGCCGCGGCGGTGGAGGTGTCCGCCACACAGACGGTGTGGCCGCTTGACCTCCTTGGCGAGGTCGACGGGGAGCTCCTCGAACAGCCGGCGCACGTGGTGGACGCGGGCGCGGAGGAGGTGCTCGACCTCGATGTGCGGGAGGGGCGGCTCTCCGACCTGGACGGTTCCGCCGTAGCGCTTGGGTCCGCGTTCGCTCGGATCCTGGGAGCGGAGCTCGGGGACGAGACGACCTTCACTCTCGGGGACGGCGAGGAGGTCACCGTCGAGGTGGTCGCCCTGTACGACCGAGGTATCGGTTTTCCTCCGGTCACCCTCTCGCCGGAGCTCACGGCGGGTCACGTCACGGCTGACCTTCCCGAACACCTGCTGGTCCGCTCGGAGCCCGGAGAGGGGACGACCACCGACGAGACCCTGGACCGGCTTGTCGCGGGCTATCCGGGTGCGGGCGTCACCTCCCTCACCGACGGAGGCGCGTCACGGGGAAGTGACGGACCCCAGCTCCCCGCCACCGTAATGATCAACTTTGTCGTCCTACTCAGTCTGCTCGCCTACGTACTGCTGTCGGTGACGAACCGCCTGATCGCGGAGACACTGCAGCGCGGTACCGAGGTCGCGACCCTGCGATCCCTGGGGATGACGGCGAAGCAGGTTCGATCCGTACTCCGACGCGAGTCTTTGATGATCACTGTCATGGCGACAACCCTCGGAGTTCTGGCCTCCGTGGTGCCCCTGGCAGTCCTTGGGCTCACCTTCCTCGGGCGGCCTTGGCCCGGCGGCCCGCTCTGGTTACTCCCTGCCGCGATGGGCACTGTCGCGGTGGTGTCCTGGTTGAGCTTCGAGTACTCCGCTGCGCGCCTCACCCGGGCGGGAGATGGAGCGAGAATCGGGGTATAG
- a CDS encoding ABC transporter ATP-binding protein has protein sequence MTDADLSATALDLGPTRHATPDSRPAAAQVSGTRPALTLRSVHREYVDGEEVVAALSGVSLRVDQGSFLAVMGPSGSGKTTLLHCASGLDRTTSGTVTIGDTTVSSLKEPELTHFRRDRVGFVFQSYNLLPTLTAEDNITLPLRLAGRPPDREWLEELVRLVGVGDRLHRRPGELSGGQQQRVAIVRALAARPDIVFADEPTGALDSARARGILALLRGIVDELGQTVVMVTHDVKAAVNAHSTAVMSDGRIADVLHGSDADALNRRLASLERN, from the coding sequence GTCGACCGGCCGCGGCACAGGTCTCGGGGACACGGCCCGCGCTGACACTGCGTTCGGTCCACCGCGAGTACGTGGACGGAGAGGAGGTCGTCGCCGCGCTGTCCGGCGTGTCCTTGCGGGTCGACCAGGGCTCGTTCCTCGCGGTGATGGGCCCTTCCGGATCAGGCAAGACGACGCTCCTGCACTGTGCCTCCGGCCTGGACCGGACTACCTCGGGAACGGTCACGATCGGTGACACCACCGTGAGCTCCCTCAAGGAACCCGAGCTCACCCACTTCCGTCGCGACCGGGTCGGATTCGTCTTCCAGTCCTACAACCTGCTCCCGACCCTGACGGCAGAGGACAACATCACCCTGCCCCTCCGCCTCGCCGGCCGACCTCCGGACCGCGAGTGGCTGGAGGAACTCGTCCGACTCGTCGGTGTCGGTGACCGGCTGCACCGCCGGCCGGGAGAACTCTCCGGGGGCCAGCAGCAGCGAGTCGCGATCGTCCGCGCTCTGGCCGCGCGGCCCGACATCGTGTTCGCCGACGAGCCCACCGGGGCGCTCGACTCCGCGAGGGCGCGAGGGATCCTGGCGCTCCTTCGCGGCATCGTGGACGAACTCGGCCAGACCGTCGTGATGGTGACCCACGACGTCAAAGCCGCCGTCAACGCTCACTCCACCGCCGTCATGTCCGACGGCCGCATCGCCGACGTCCTCCACGGCTCCGACGCCGACGCGTTGAACCGGCGGCTCGCCTCCCTGGAACGGAACTGA